The sequence below is a genomic window from Labilibaculum sp. DW002.
ATCATAAGTGTACTGCTGGACAGTGTAAAGCATTGATGCAGTATGTTGTTGATCCGGAGCTTTGTGTTGGTTGTACGCTTTGTGCGCGTAACTGTCCGGTTGATTGTATTGCTGGAGAACGTAAGGAAGCTCATATTATCGACGTTGAAAAATGTATTAAGTGTGGTGCTTGTATGGATAAGTGTAAGTTTAACGCCATTAGCATACAATAAGGAGGATTGAAAATGGAACAAATGATAAAATTAACCATTGATAATAAAGAGGTAGAGGTTGCTAAAGGCACCACTATGCTCGAAGCTGCAAAGCAGATTGGTGTTGAAATACCAACGCTTTGCCACATGCACCTTGAGGATATGAATATTGAGCATAAGCCTGGTGGATGTCGTATTTGTGTTGTTGAAGTAGACGGTAGAAGAAATCTAGCGCCTTCATGTAACTCAAAGTGCGAAGCTGGAATGAATATCAAAACTCACTCTATGAGAGTTTTGAACGCTCGTAAAACCGTAATGGAATTGATGCTTTCTGATCATCCGTTTGATTGTTTAGTTTGTGCGAAGTCAGGAAATTGTGACTTGCAAACTACAGCTCAAAATATGGGTGTTCGTGAGATTCACTACCAAGGTGAGCAATCAACTTATAAGGTAGATTATTCTCCATCGATTATCCGTGATATGGATAAATGTATCATGTGTCGTCGTTGTGAAACGATGTGTAACGATGTACAAACTGTTGGAGCTCTTTCTGCTGTTAACCGTGGATTCGAATCAGTAGTCGCTCCAGCTTTTGAGATGGATCTTGAGAAATCTACTTGTACTTATTGTGGTCAGTGTGTTGCTGTATGTCCTACAGGTGCACTTACTGAAAAAGATCATACGAATCAGTTGATTAGAGACCTTGCTAACCCGAATAAGACTGTGGTAGTTCAAACGGCTCCTGCTGTACGTGCTGCTCTAGGTGAAGAGTTTGGTATGGAAGCTGGTACTTTGGTAACGGGTAAAATGGTTGCTGCGCTTCGTAACTTAGGTTTCGACAGTGTGTTTGATACTGATTTTGCTGCCGATCTTACTATTATGGAGGAAGGTACTGAGTTGCTTCAGCGTCTTGATGCTCACCTAAAAGGTGACAAGGATGTGAAGCTTCCTATTTTGACTTCATGTTGTCCAGGTTGGGTGAATTTCTTCGAGCATCACTTCCCAGAGATGAAAGAGATTCCTTCAACGGCTCGTTCTCCTCAGCAAATGTTTGGTCCTATTGCTAAAAACTATTTGGCAAAAGAAATGGGAATCAAGCGTGAGGATATGATTGTTGTTTCTATAATGCCATGTTTGGCTAAGAAATACGAATGTCAGCGTGATGAGTTTAAGGTTGATGGTGATCCTGATGTGAATTATTCTATCTCAACTCGTGAATTAGCTAACTTGATTAAGCAAGCTAATATGGATTTCGTTACTCTTCCTGAAGAAGATTTTGATAATCCATTGGGAGAGTCTACAGGTGCTGGTGTAATTTTCGGTGCTACTGGTGGTGTTATCGAAGCTGCAACTCGTACTGCTTACGAAGTATATACTGGAAAAACACTTGAGAAAGTTGATTTCAACGCACTTCGTGGTATGGAAGGTATTCGTAGTGCTAAAGTTGATTTTGATGGACTGGAGTTAAATATTGGTATTGCTCATGGTTTGGGTAATGCTCGTAAGCTTCTTGAAGAAGTAAGAGATGGAAAATCACAATATCACGCAATTGAAATCATGGCTTGTCCTGGTGGATGTATTGGTGGTGGTGGTCAGCCATTGCACCACGGTGATGCTTCTGTTTTAGGTAAGCGTGCTGCTGCTCTTTATCGTGAAGATGAAGGTAAAGCAATTCGTAAGTCTCATGAAAACCCATACATTATTAAGTTGTATGAAGAGTTCTTGGGTAAGCCTTGTGGTGAATTGTCGCATAAATTGCTACATACTCACTATTTCGACAAGAAAAATGAAATCGAAATTGAATAAATTATTTTGAACCATTCGGATTAAAAAATCCAATTAATATAAGGAGTTTATATTATGGCAAAAATAAAATTAGCAAAAGACAAGATTGAAAAGCTTGTTGAAATTTGCAAATCATTTAATAATGAAGGCAGCGAGCTGATTAATGTACTTCATAAGGCGCAAGAAAATTTTGGTTATCTTCCTGCTGAAGTTCAAGAGGTTGTTGCTCGTGAGCTTGGAGTTTCTGTAGCACACGTGTATGGCGTTGTTACTTTCTATTCTTTCTTTACTATGGTTCCTATGGGTGAATTCCCTATTTCAATCTGTATGGGTACAGCTTGTTATGTGCGTGGTGCTGAGAAGGTCTTAGAAGAGTTTAAAACACAGCTTAAGGTGCCGATTGGTGAAACGACTGAAGATGGTAAATTTTCGATCTCATGCCTGCGTTGTGTAGGTGCTTGTGGTTTGGCTCCGGTTGTAACAATTGGTGAGCGTACCTATGGCCGTGTGGCTGCAGGTGATGTTGCTGACATTCTAAAAGAGTATCAAAACTAAATAATTGTTGATTCTAAAATAGAAACCTCCGACTAGCGTCGGAGGTTTTTTTTGTTTTCTATTTGAAAGAATGACGAATAATGTATGTTCTACTTTTAGTTTAAAGTGGGCTATTTATAGGCATAAAAAAAGCACTGCGAGATGCAGTGCTTTTATATTATTAGTATGACAATTAATTGTCATCATCAGTTTCATCCATTTTTGGGTTGAATTCCCACATGTCACCAAGGTAACCGCCACCAGCATTACCCGTAACGAAGAATCCTCTGTTGTTCAAAGTAAAGGCAACAGCATCTTCTCTTGCAGAAACTTCTCTCTCTAAAGAAGTTCTTTCAGTCCAATCATCTTTAGCAGGATTGTATTCCCAAACTTCAGTAGTGTAATTTCCATTTTTCCCAGTAGCAAGATATGCTCTATCACTAATAACAAAAGCAACCGCTTCAGCACGTTGAACATCTTCCCATCTGTTATCATCATCTAGGTATTCTTTTCTAGTCCATCCATTAAAGTCTGCACTAATTAAAGTTGGATCGTACTCCCAAACATATTTTAAACTTCCTGTTCCAGAAACAACATATGCTTTATCATTGATTACGAATGTTGCAGCATTAGCTGACTTTTCACCATCAAAAGCAATCTTTGACCATGTACCATTGTCAAATTTGTAAAAATCTTTAAGGTAGTTTCTATCTTTTCCGTCAAGGTAACCGTAACCTGTACCAACGTAGCCAACACCATTAATAGAGAATGAAATTGCATTTTGACGTGCAGTACCCATAAAATCAGGAGCTGGGCTCCATGTTTCAGCAACAGGATCAAACGCATAAAAATCAGCTAAACGATTATCGTCTTCATCAACTCCTAAGCCAACGTAAGCCATTTCTTTACCATCTACAATAGCTGTAAATGCAACAGCTTCTTTTCTTTCTGTTCCTGGGAAATCCGCAATCTTAATCCAACCAGACTGAATGCTATATTTGTAGAATTCTTTCAGGCAATCTTCACCATCATAACCAGTACCTACATAAGCGAAATCACCTACCACGAAGCTTACAGCTCCACCACGAGGACGTCCTTCGAATGAAGATCCTTTAATCCAGTTACCATCTAGGCCATTGTCACTACCACAGCCAGTGAAAAATAGAGATAATGCAAAAAATGCAAATAATAATCTTTGTTTCATGTGTTATGATTTTATCAATAATTAATTTGTTTTAATAGCAAAAATACATCGCTTTTTTTCTATATGACGACAAATATAAATAAAAATCAATAGGATTGGTTTTTCTCCACATAAAAATAAAGTGTCGTTTAGAAATTTTAACAATTATAATCACGATTTTTTATATACATTTGTCCGTTATCTGATATTTTGATTGAAATCAATTAATGATATTAGCTCATTATTTACTCTTTATTCACATGATTAGGAATCTGTATTTATTAAATATGAGAAAATTTAGTTTCATAATAATTGTTAATTTATTTGCCTTTTTAACGGCATGTGATTCTGATGGATTTCAGGAGCATGAAGTTGGGGATAGCTTGATTGATAAGTCAACTGAAGTTAGGTTGATTGATACCTTCACGATTGAGAGTTCAACGGTGAAAATGGATTCTGTTTTAACTTCAGGTCAAAACAATATTCTTTTTGGTAGTTATGAAGATGAATTCTTTGGACGCATTAGTTCGGATTTTTACGCTATTGTTGGTTTAGGAGGAACGTTTAGCTTAAAACAAGTTACTGTTGGAGAAAACTTAGAAAAGACACCCATTCGCTACGATTCATTAGTTTTTATTAGCTACCCGGATGGTAATTATATGGGCGATACTATACCGACGCAAAGTATGTCAATTCACAGGGTTACTGAAGAAATAGAAATTCCAGATGATCAAATTGGATTCTATGCACACAGTTCATTTCCTTATGATGAGGAGAGCTTAGGGAGTAGTGATTTTATTGCTAAGCCAATATCTCAATTCTTAGAGTATAGCGATGAAAAAGAGGCTGATGTTGAGATTGATGATCTAGGGATAAGATTTAATATGGAAGATGCCTTAGGTATGGATATTGTTCGAATGGTTAATGCTGAAAACGATACTATTAAATTTTCGGACAAATGGCTTAAATATTTGAATGGTGTTGTTTTAAAAGCAGGTGAGGATAATTCAGTTATGCTTTCCTATAACTTGCAAGCAGGAAGAATGAAAATGCGTTTGTATTATACCTATACCGCATATGAATTAAGTGGAACTAGAGATTTTCATGATTTTCCGATTATTGCATCATCCTTAAATTTCACAAATGTAAAGTCAGATTTTAGTTCCGCTCCATATGATTTAGATCAAATAACTGACGAGACTGAAGATTTAAGTTCTGAGGAAACAGGTAATTTGGCATTTATCCATGGTGGATTAGGTATGCTTACTAAAATTAAAATTCCTCATTTAGAAAGATTAAACACTGTTGGTTTAACAGGAGGTGTTCTTAGAGCAGAGTTAAAATTTTATCCAAAAGATGAGAGTTTTGATGATGATATATTCAAATTGCCAACATTACCATTTACACTGTATCAAACAGATAAGCAAAATCAAATTTTAACACAATTGGTAGGTTCCACAGGATCAGCTGCAAGTTCAAATTATGTTGAGAACAGAGATAATCAAGATGAATCTTTTTATTCTTTTGATGTTACTAGCTATGTTAACAGTGTATTAGCAAACGGTCAGGAATTTGATGATGCACTTTTACTAACACTACCAATATCTAGTTTAGGTGTTTCAATGGATCGTTTAATCATTGAAAATGAAAGCGATTCAGATTTTAGAATTCGTCTTAAAACAACCTACGTAGTACAGAATTAATAATAAAAGAATCAATTTAATTACAATATATATGTGGAGCGTAAGCATGATTAAGCCTTTTAATTCTACAAAAAAACTAATTGCAATATTAAGTTTCGCATTGTTATTTGTGACGACTAATGCATTTGCTCAAAATAATACTAGTTCAACCTACTCCTATTTTGGATTAGGGGAATTAATGCAAAATTCTAACGGGCAAACGATTGGTCTTGGAGGAACAAGTTTAGCTTACAAAGGTGGAAGTGTTCTGAATCTTGATAACCCTGCATCTTTGAGCCAGATTGATAGTTTGA
It includes:
- a CDS encoding NADH-dependent [FeFe] hydrogenase, group A6, producing MIKLTIDNKEVEVAKGTTMLEAAKQIGVEIPTLCHMHLEDMNIEHKPGGCRICVVEVDGRRNLAPSCNSKCEAGMNIKTHSMRVLNARKTVMELMLSDHPFDCLVCAKSGNCDLQTTAQNMGVREIHYQGEQSTYKVDYSPSIIRDMDKCIMCRRCETMCNDVQTVGALSAVNRGFESVVAPAFEMDLEKSTCTYCGQCVAVCPTGALTEKDHTNQLIRDLANPNKTVVVQTAPAVRAALGEEFGMEAGTLVTGKMVAALRNLGFDSVFDTDFAADLTIMEEGTELLQRLDAHLKGDKDVKLPILTSCCPGWVNFFEHHFPEMKEIPSTARSPQQMFGPIAKNYLAKEMGIKREDMIVVSIMPCLAKKYECQRDEFKVDGDPDVNYSISTRELANLIKQANMDFVTLPEEDFDNPLGESTGAGVIFGATGGVIEAATRTAYEVYTGKTLEKVDFNALRGMEGIRSAKVDFDGLELNIGIAHGLGNARKLLEEVRDGKSQYHAIEIMACPGGCIGGGGQPLHHGDASVLGKRAAALYREDEGKAIRKSHENPYIIKLYEEFLGKPCGELSHKLLHTHYFDKKNEIEIE
- a CDS encoding complex I 24 kDa subunit family protein — encoded protein: MAKIKLAKDKIEKLVEICKSFNNEGSELINVLHKAQENFGYLPAEVQEVVARELGVSVAHVYGVVTFYSFFTMVPMGEFPISICMGTACYVRGAEKVLEEFKTQLKVPIGETTEDGKFSISCLRCVGACGLAPVVTIGERTYGRVAAGDVADILKEYQN
- a CDS encoding Kelch repeat-containing protein; its protein translation is MKQRLLFAFFALSLFFTGCGSDNGLDGNWIKGSSFEGRPRGGAVSFVVGDFAYVGTGYDGEDCLKEFYKYSIQSGWIKIADFPGTERKEAVAFTAIVDGKEMAYVGLGVDEDDNRLADFYAFDPVAETWSPAPDFMGTARQNAISFSINGVGYVGTGYGYLDGKDRNYLKDFYKFDNGTWSKIAFDGEKSANAATFVINDKAYVVSGTGSLKYVWEYDPTLISADFNGWTRKEYLDDDNRWEDVQRAEAVAFVISDRAYLATGKNGNYTTEVWEYNPAKDDWTERTSLEREVSAREDAVAFTLNNRGFFVTGNAGGGYLGDMWEFNPKMDETDDDN
- a CDS encoding DUF4270 family protein gives rise to the protein MRKFSFIIIVNLFAFLTACDSDGFQEHEVGDSLIDKSTEVRLIDTFTIESSTVKMDSVLTSGQNNILFGSYEDEFFGRISSDFYAIVGLGGTFSLKQVTVGENLEKTPIRYDSLVFISYPDGNYMGDTIPTQSMSIHRVTEEIEIPDDQIGFYAHSSFPYDEESLGSSDFIAKPISQFLEYSDEKEADVEIDDLGIRFNMEDALGMDIVRMVNAENDTIKFSDKWLKYLNGVVLKAGEDNSVMLSYNLQAGRMKMRLYYTYTAYELSGTRDFHDFPIIASSLNFTNVKSDFSSAPYDLDQITDETEDLSSEETGNLAFIHGGLGMLTKIKIPHLERLNTVGLTGGVLRAELKFYPKDESFDDDIFKLPTLPFTLYQTDKQNQILTQLVGSTGSAASSNYVENRDNQDESFYSFDVTSYVNSVLANGQEFDDALLLTLPISSLGVSMDRLIIENESDSDFRIRLKTTYVVQN